The Synchiropus splendidus isolate RoL2022-P1 chromosome 11, RoL_Sspl_1.0, whole genome shotgun sequence genome contains a region encoding:
- the LOC128766874 gene encoding protocadherin beta-16-like — MERITSASIVGSMMWMTALRGRWRVLVFILCLAELRSVTGQARYSIPEEQAEGSVVGNIAKDLGLDVTRLVSGKARIMMKGGRQYVDLNRDKGTLVIKERVDREELCGKTTPCSFSFDVILENPIQLYRVTVEIVDINDNSPLFPKHEMKLDIIESVVTGTRFSLTTADDPDVSVNDIQKYTLKPTDNFELEIKNQQDGERSIEMVLQKPLDREKEESHTLVLVASDGGEPHRSGTVRIHITVLDANDNAPVCSQSVYKADVRENSPAGTLVTTVHAHDADSGLYGDVTYHLPHVTKGENQLFDLNLKSGEIRVKSKLDYEQSKIYQLKVQARDHGGLADTCKVVIQIIDENDNVPAIQMMSLSNTIPEDSPPGTTVAVFNVDDEDSDLNGIVKCSLNSDVPFKIESSLSGYYTIVTEDFLDRESISEYNLTITVSDQGSPPLSSHKHINVKVSDVNDCPPKFDQSQYSKMVPENNSPGFSVFTLSASDADWGQNSRVSYFLEEKEVNGVAVSSLVSVNSESGVVQAARSFDYEQIKWFEFNITARDAGSPLLSSVATVKILIQDQNDNPPQVLYPVQTGGSLVAEMVPRSADVGYLVTKVVAVDVDSGQNAWLSYKLQRATDRPLFEVGLQNGEIRTIRQVTDKDAVKQRLSVTVEDNGQPSRSATVIVNVAVADSFPEVMSEFTDFTQDKEYNDNLTFYLVLALAVVSFLFITCLVVIISVKIYRWRQSRVLYHSNLPVIPYYPPRYSDTLGTGTLQHVYNYEVCRTTDSRKSDCKFGRAGSQNVLIMDPSSTGTMQRMQSEKSILDEPDSPLEVSSS; from the coding sequence ATGGAGCGGATTACGAGCGCCAGCATTGTTGGATCTATGATGTGGATGACGGCTCTCAGAGGACGATGGAGAGTCCTGGTTTTCATTCTTTGTCTCGCGGAGCTGCGCTCGGTGACTGGACAGGCTCGCTACTCAATTCCAGAGGAGCAGGCCGAGGGATCTGTGGTTGGAAATATTGCGAAAGATCTGGGTTTGGATGTGACGAGGCTCGTGTCAGGTAAAGCTCGGATTATGATGAAGGGAGGCCGACAGTATGTAGATTTAAACCGAGACAAAGGCACGCTTGTTATTAAAGAGCGAGTCGACCGAGAAGAGCTTTGTGGAAAGACGACGccctgcagcttcagcttcGATGTGATTTTAGAAAACCCCATCCAGCTTTATCGAGTCACGGTGGAGATTGTTGACATTAATGACAACAGTCCGTTGTTtccaaaacatgaaatgaaattagaCATTATTGAAAGTGTTGTAACAGGGACACGATTCTCTTTAACCACTGCTGATGACCCGGATGTAAGTGTGAATGATATCCAAAAATACACTCTTAAACCAACTGACAACTTTGAATTGGAGATTAAAAATCAACAGGACGGAGAAAGGTCCATTGAAATGGTCCTTCAGAAGCCGTTAGACCGGGAGAAAGAGGAGAGTCACACGCTGGTGCTGGTCGCTTCAGACGGTGGTGAGCCACACAGATCAGGGACGGTGCGGATTCACATCACTGTATTagatgctaatgataatgcacCAGTGTGCAGCCAGAGTGTTTATAAAGCAGATGTGAGAGAAAACTCTCCAGCAGGGACGCTGGTGACTACTGTTCACGCTCATGACGCAGATTCAGGACTGTATGGTGACGTCACGTATCATCTTCCTCATGTAACAAAAGGAGAAAATCAGTTATTTGACTTAAATTTAAAATCGGGTGAAATCAGAGTGAAGAGTAAACTGGATTATGAACAATCAAAAATATACCAACTAAAGGTACAGGCTCGTGATCATGGAGGACTTGCTGATACATGTAAAGTTGTTATTCAGATAATAGATGAGAATGATAACGTCCCTGCAATACAGATGATGTCACTGTCAAACACCATTCCAGAAGATTCTCCTCCTGGAACAACTGTagctgtttttaatgttgatgACGAAGACTCTGATCTAAATGGAATAGTCAAATGTTCCCTCAACTCAGACGTACCTTTTAAAATCGAGTCATCATTATCAGGTTATTACACCATCGTGACTGAAGACTTCTTAGACAGAGAAAGTATTTCTGAGTATAATCTGACCATCACCGTCTCTGACCAAGGCTCTCCACCTCTGTCTAGCCACAAACACATCAATGTTAAAGTGTCAGACGTCAACGACTGTCCTCCTAAATTTGATCAGTCCCAGTACAGTAAGATGGTACCAGAGAACAACTCTCCAGGGTTCTCTGTGTTCACTCTCAGTGCTAGTGACGCAGACTGGGGCCAGAACTCTCGAGTCTCCTATTTCTTagaggagaaagaggtgaaTGGTGTAGCAGTGTCTTCACTGGTGTCAGTCAACTCAGAGAGCGGTGTTGTTCAGGCAGCGAGGTCCTTTGACTACGAGCAGATCAAGTGGTTTGAATTCAACATCACAGCTCGAGATGCTGGATCTCCTCTTCTGAGCTCTGTGGCCACAGTGAAAatcctgatccaggaccagaacgacaaccctcctCAGGTTCTGTATCCGGTCCAGACTGGTGGCTCTCTGGTGGCTGAGATGGTGCCTCGCTCAGCAGACGTGGGCTATCTGGTCACTAAAGTGGTGGCTGTTGATGTGgactctggacagaacgcctGGCTCTCCTATAAACTGCAGAGAGCCACAGACAGGCCGCTGTTTGAAGTGGGCTTACAGAATGGAGAGATCAGAACCATCCGACAAGTCACCGATAAAGatgctgtgaaacaaagactgagcGTTACAGTGGAGGACAACGGACAGCCCTCTCGTTCAGCTACAGTCATTGTGAACGTGGCGGTGGCCGACAGCTTCCCAGAAGTCATGTCAGAGTTCACTGACTTTACACAGGACAAGGAGTACAACGACAACCTGACTTTTTACTTAGTGTTGGCTTTGGCTgtagtttccttcctcttcatcacgtgtCTAGTGGTGATTATCTCAGTCAAGATCTACAGATGGAGACAGTCTCGCGTCCTGTATCACTCCAATCTCCCTGTGATTCCATATTATCCACCACGTTACTCAGACACTCTGGGGACAGGGACTCTCCAGcatgtgtacaactacgaggTGTGCAGGACCACTGACTCCAGAAAGAGTGACTGTAAGTTCGGCAGAGCCGGTAGTCAGAACGTCCTGATCATGGACCCCAGTTCTACAGGGACGATGCAGCGCATGCAGAGTGAAAAGAGCATCCTGGATGAACCAGACTCTCCTCTGGAGGTGAGTTCATCATGA